The DNA region AAGATCAGATCAAAGTCACCGAATGGGTCAAAATTACCAAAGTAAGCCCGGTTGGCCGCAAGTTTCCTGTAATTTTCGGCACTCAACACCTTGGTACCACAAAGCGTATCCTTAATCCTTTGACCCAGCAACCACGAAAACATCACCGAAAAAAACTTGTTCCCCATAATATTAAGGGCACGCATAGCTTCATCCTCCATGGGGTAAACCAGTCGGGTACCGTTGATGTATTCACCCTTTCCTGTGGCAATGGCATCGTAAAACTTGGGCAAATCTTCAGGTGGCACGGTAAGGTCGGCATCCAGTATCATCAGAATATCGCCCGAAGCATGATCATAGCCCTTGCGAACCGCATCGCCCTTCCCTTTCCCGTCCTGCACCAGATACTTTAAATCCCGTTTGTTCTTATACACTTCGCACACCCGTTTTATTTCTTCCAGGGTATCATCAGTGGAATTACCTTCCACAAAAATAATCTCGGTGTGTTTGCCCATTTCAGGAACCCGCAATACGGCATCCTCAATGTTGCCTTTTTCATTCCTTGCCGGGATAATTACGCTTACGCTGAAGTCCTTGTTGTTGTGTTCACGCACCTGCGGCAGCCGTGCAATAATAAAACCGGTAAGACAAAGATTGTTAAAAAGAGGAAGGTAGGCGATGTATTTATTAAAAAACCATGAAACCACCGGAATATTCAATGGAAGCAGGAACCTTCTTCCTGACTTAACAACGTCAAATCCTTCCAGATCAAGTAAATTTATCAAATCACCACGGCCAAGCCAATTTAAACGGCGGTGCGGCATCTTTAATCCGGCTTTTTGAGCAAGCCACAGAAATGGCTCCCACAAAAAGCTATGATAGGAAATGATTATTCGCGTTCCGGGATGCACCACTTTTTTCAGTTCACTAAAAGCAGTCTGAATATCTTCAAGATAACCAAGTGTATCGGAAATAATAATGTAATCAAACGTTTCACTGAGGTTCATTTGCTCAGCATCCATCACTTGAAAACTGAGGTGAGGATATTTTTCACGGGCAACACGAATCATGCCGGGTGCAAAATCAATACCCATACCGTATGACGGTTTAACAGCATTGAGCAAATATCCGGTGCCACACCCCAATTCCAGTACTTTTGAGCCTTCAGGTATGCTAAAGCTGAAAAAATTAACCAGGTTTTTATAATAATATTTACTTCTGCGAATATAGCGTTCCCGCTTTTCAGCGATTCGCTCCATGGATTCAATCACCCTGGTTTTGTTTTCCGATAACGGCCTCATCCAATCAATTTAAAGTTAAAGGACCACAATAAACTGCCATTCTGAAATCATCAAAATAAGCTGTTTCATGTCCATTATTATAAGAATACACTTTAATTTCTTTTCCATCCATTTCCAGGGGAACTTCAAAATTCAGCCTTAACAGGCTCCAACCATCGGCCAGAGATTTTACAGGCTTACCTGAGGTTTCATAAAATTGCGCTGAACTTTGCCCGGAAGCAATTATTCTGGCAATGTCACTGTTTCCTGAAACTTTTACACTTATATCGATCTTATCACCCACATGAAAAACAGAGGGCTTTACAGCAAAGGCATAAGGATTGGTTTCGTCAGTTTTTATACTCCATTTTCCTGAAAAAGCCTTTTCAGAAGTTTTTTCCCCAATAACAGCCATTTCCTGACAAGGATTTGATTTAAGAAGGCTCTCCGGCACATCCTCCGCATTACAAAACAAAAGTTTATACCGGCCGGCTTCACCGTTAGCATTTATCTCAACCGGAGCCCAGAGTTCATTATAGCCATCACTAAAAAATGGCCGGAACTCCCAACCCGGAATAGTCAGCTTTAAAAACTCCTTATTGAATACGGCGCTTCCAGCCATACCTGAATAGATAATTTTGCCCTGATATTTCATGAACAAAGAGTCTATCATCACAGGGCCATTTCCCCAATGTGAAATACCTCCTTCAAAACTACTCACCACATAACAATCAGGATACAGACGCTGCAAATCTGTTACATAGCGCCTGATACTGTATGCATTTCCAAAATAAAGTCCTACAATGGGCGAAGCTCCGGGATTGGCAAAAATTACAGCTGTGGAGTCAGCTGAACCCACAGCCATTTGATATGCATTTTCCCAAAGCTGGTTTCTTTGGGTTGTATAAATTGCTTTCTTTCGTGCAATTCCATAAGGAATTACAGCCACTACCAAAACCAAAGTAACAAAACCAGTTGCCAAAAATTTAAACGTTTTCTGATGCAAAAACGACATGATTAAATACAAAATAATCACAACATTAACGGCAACAATACTTTCATAAGGAAGCAAATAAGACTCTTTAGGCTGCTTGGCAACGAGCAGATACCCAATGGCCTGAGCAATTATAACAGCGGCCAGCAACCTGGCTGCTCTGGCATCAGGACAACTCTTTTTTACAAGCCGTATTACCGGGAAGGTCAACAAAACCAGGATACTGACACCAAAGATGGCTGCCAGCACAGGACTTACTTTAAACAGATTGAATAACGCATCAGGATATCTGGACCAATCAATAACGCCTGTACTACCTGCTCCATACTGACCAGTGTGAATAAAAAGCTTGTATATCCAGTATAACATATTGGGATACAACCTGACAATAGGCAAAGTAAAAACAACAAATGCGATGCAACTGACCAGAATATACCATAACTTGCCTTTAAGGGTATTCAATAAGACAAAAGGAATAATCAAAAGAGGAGCGAATAATATTTTGGAAGCCATGCCAAATCCGCTGATAACCCCAAAAAGGATAATAAACTTTTTAGGATGCTTTTCGCCTTGCTGAAAATACCAAATTAATGACACTGAAGCTAAAGCAAAAGCAGCGATCATCTGCATCACTTCCTGCGTAACACGCGTAAATCCATTAAAAAGCACAAAGCCTGAAATAAACGGTGTAAGCTGCAAAATGAATGCGAACCCAATATTTTTTGTTCGTCGGTAAAGAAAAAAAGCCAACAAAAAAAGAGCAAATGAACCAATAACTGATGTTGCTACATTTAATATCCTTAAATAATGCTCAGGCTCAGCCATCACTGCATTGGTAAGATTTTCGCCACGTGGGTCAAACATCCAGGCCACCTTCAACACTATACCACCAGTAATCTGCATGGTAGTTCCGGGATGATCGATATGTCCGATTTGCCTGAATTCTACAACATTCAATGCATTGAACAAGTAAGCATATTCAGGATCATATCCTCCGCCATACCATGTTTTGTCACGCGATTTGATAGTATCGAGCGAGGTTAAAAAGAGAATTAGCGGAATAACAAGCAGAGAAGCAAAAACAGTAAGATTCAGAAAATACTTTCCAGTTGTTCCGGATGATTTAAGCATACCCGTGTCACGTTTGAATGAGCCAAAGATACAAATAAGTCGGTCTTGACCGTAAAGGAAATTTTCTCCGGCATTGATAAAGTCTATTGTCCACCTGAATTTTCAGAGCAATAGATGTATGTCAAACATGAAGAGGCTATGCAGTGAGTATATCTTCAATCTGTTTCAATTCATCAGCTGTAAAGGAAATATTTTTAAGTGCAGCCAAACTATCGTCAATTTGAGGAATACTGCTGGCGCCCACCAGGACCGAAGTAATCCTGTTATCTTTCAGCAACCAGGCCAATGCCATCTGGGCAAGTTTCTGACCGCGGGTCAATGCAAGTTCATTGAGCTTTTTGATTTTCGATATTTTTTCAGGCGTAATCTGACTTGTTTGAAGAAAACCATGTTCTTTAGCAGCGCGGGAATTTTCAGGAATTCCATTCAGGTAACGGTCGGTTAACAAACCCTGGGCAAGCGGAGAATAAGGAATACAGCCCATCCCTTCGTCTTCCAGTACGTCGAGCAAACCATCTTCCACCCAACGATCGAGCATGGAATACCGGGGTTGGTGAATCAGACACCGCACCCCCATACTTTTGAGAATTTCAACAGCCTGGCGTGTTTGCAATGCAGAATAATTTGAAAGCCCCACATAAAGTGCTTTCCCCTGTCTCACTATCTGTTCCAGTGCGCCCATGGTTTCATCGAGCGGAGTTTCGGGGTCGGGGCGGTGTGAGTAAAAAATATCTACATAATCCAGCCCCAGCCTTCTCAGGCTTTGATCGCAACTTGCAATAAGGTGTTTTCGCGAGCCCATTTCGCCATAGGGGCCCGGCCACATATTATATCCGGCCTTGGTTGATATAACAAGCTCATCGCGATACCGGCCCAAATCAGTATGCAACACCTGACGCAGCGTTTCTTCGGCTGAGCCCGGAGGAGGGCCATAATTATTGGCTAAATCAAAATGGGTAATTCCCTTGTCGAATGCATGAAGCAACATGCTGCGGCTTATCTGAAAAATGTCTACACCTCCGAAATTGTGCCACAATCCCAATGAAATTGCCGGCAATTTCAATCCGCTGTTTCCGCAACGATTGTATTGCATTGTAGCATATCGGTTTTCTGCTGCTGAGCCTGTCATAATTTAACTTTTAGGAATGATAAAATTACGAAATACAACAGGCAAGAATCAAGCAAATTTCAGATTAATCAGATGGTAAAGAAGATATATCTGTGCGTTCAGCTATAAAAGCTGCATTAATCAACTTTAATGACCGATTCCCCACGCGGAGCCAGATAGAAATTCCAGTTGGTCTGAATGACATCCAATGATTCATCCAGCGCTTTAACCAAAGGCGTGGGTTGATAATTCAGGTCGCTCACCAACATTGAAGTATCTAATCTTGAGTTCTGTAAAATACCTTTTACATGCTCCGCTGTAAAGAGCGGCACTTTCTGCACTTTTGAAAAAAACCATCCGAGCATTGATGC from Lentimicrobiaceae bacterium includes:
- a CDS encoding glycosyltransferase — encoded protein: MRPLSENKTRVIESMERIAEKRERYIRRSKYYYKNLVNFFSFSIPEGSKVLELGCGTGYLLNAVKPSYGMGIDFAPGMIRVAREKYPHLSFQVMDAEQMNLSETFDYIIISDTLGYLEDIQTAFSELKKVVHPGTRIIISYHSFLWEPFLWLAQKAGLKMPHRRLNWLGRGDLINLLDLEGFDVVKSGRRFLLPLNIPVVSWFFNKYIAYLPLFNNLCLTGFIIARLPQVREHNNKDFSVSVIIPARNEKGNIEDAVLRVPEMGKHTEIIFVEGNSTDDTLEEIKRVCEVYKNKRDLKYLVQDGKGKGDAVRKGYDHASGDILMILDADLTVPPEDLPKFYDAIATGKGEYINGTRLVYPMEDEAMRALNIMGNKFFSVMFSWLLGQRIKDTLCGTKVLSAENYRKLAANRAYFGNFDPFGDFDLIFGSSKLNLKLVEVPIRYRARKYGDTNISRFKHGWLLLKMVVYAMNKIKFVK
- the mgrA gene encoding L-glyceraldehyde 3-phosphate reductase, with translation MTGSAAENRYATMQYNRCGNSGLKLPAISLGLWHNFGGVDIFQISRSMLLHAFDKGITHFDLANNYGPPPGSAEETLRQVLHTDLGRYRDELVISTKAGYNMWPGPYGEMGSRKHLIASCDQSLRRLGLDYVDIFYSHRPDPETPLDETMGALEQIVRQGKALYVGLSNYSALQTRQAVEILKSMGVRCLIHQPRYSMLDRWVEDGLLDVLEDEGMGCIPYSPLAQGLLTDRYLNGIPENSRAAKEHGFLQTSQITPEKISKIKKLNELALTRGQKLAQMALAWLLKDNRITSVLVGASSIPQIDDSLAALKNISFTADELKQIEDILTA